The Hordeum vulgare subsp. vulgare chromosome 7H, MorexV3_pseudomolecules_assembly, whole genome shotgun sequence DNA window acgctgccggagaactcatctacttctctgtcttgcttgctagatcaagaaggtcgatatcatcgtcgagttgtacgtgtgctgaacgcggaggtgccgtccgttcggtgctagatcggaacggatcgtgggacggaccgcgggacggttcgtgggacggttcgagggacgtgaagacgttccactacatcatccgcatttcttaacgctgcccgttgtgcgatctacaagggtacgtagatctaatctccactcgtagatggacatcaccatgataggtcttcgtgtgagtaggaaattttttgtttcccatgcaatgttaccCAACACTGTGAATATCTCCAATACTACAGAAAGGTGTATGGATGAGAACACCCCCCCCCCTTAGTGTGTGTTATCTCGCCGTGACGCCGATCTAAATTGTCAACATTTTGTCGGAAGCTTCCCGATATAGATCTCCTTCGATCTTGTCAAATCTTCCATCATTGCAAGAACACAACATATTTTATTAATGAGGATTATTGGGTTTTTACACACACAACCCTCCATTATTGTTATTACGAGCATTCCATAATGAATGTGCTCCCTtcgtccctccctctctctctccctctatctatctatctatctattcaTCTCTATCTCTAAAACTAGTTATGGGCGAACCATGGTAGGTCCTCCAAGACTAGACGATGGTGGCACTTTGatgtcattgcccttcttgaaggcatcatcTTGGAGACAGAATGAGACAACGGGATTGATAGTTTTTTGCTCCGCGACAAAGGTAACATTTTCGTTTTCCCTAGGTGTCGTGTTGTTATGTCTTTTTATAGAGAAGGGGAACTTACCCGACCTTAAAGATGAGGCCCTTAATGTTTACAACTACTAGTTCAAACTTGAGAAGACAAgtaaagacgataggtttgataCAAAGTCGAGGTGAACCAAACACAAGAGATACATCACATGCCTACAAAGACTAGCTCCGCAAGCAAGATGTGTCTTGTGAAGATCTATGAAACTCCACAAAGGTCTATGGACGAGAACCCCCTCCCCCTTCGCGTGTGTTATCTTATCGCGACGCCGGTCTAAATTGTCAACTCTTTGCTGGAAGCTTGTCGATGTAGATCTCCTTCGATCTCGTCAAAGTTTCCATCATTGCAAGAACACACCTATCTTATAAATGAGAACAGTTGGGTGCTTAAACACACGACCCTCCATTAATTTTATTACGGGCAGTCCATAATGACcatgctccctccctccctccctccctctatctatctatctatctatctatctatttgtGAGACTTATTATGGGCGAATCGAGCTAGTATTCCTAGACTGGACGGTGGTGGCACTTTGATGACATtacccttcttgaaggcatcgtcttggagACAGAATCAAACACTGGGATTGATATTTTTTGCTTCCTTACAGAGGTATCGATGGCGGTTGCCCTAGGTAGCGTGTTGTTAtgtcttttttttagaaaagtgGCACTTGGCCGACCTTAAAGATGAGGCCCTTAATGTTTACAACTACTAGTTCAAAATTGAAAAGACGACTAAATAAGATAGGTTTGATAGAAAGTTGAGGAGAACCAAACACAAGCGATACATCACATGCCTACAAAGACTAGCTCCCCAAGAAAGATGTGTCTCCTGAAGATCTCCAGTACTCCAGCTGAAAGGTGTATGGAcgagaacccccccccccttagcGTGTGTTATATCGTCGTGACGCCGATCTAAATTGTCAACACTTTGCGCGAAGCTTGTCGATGTAGATCTCCTTCGATCTCGTCAAAGCTTCCATCATTGCAAGAACACAACATATTTTATAAATGAGAATAGTTGGGTGCTTAAACACACGACCCTCATTAATGTTATTATGAGGAGTCCATAATGCCCATGCTAAGGCCGTAAATCCAACCCAAGCTAGCCTCCTAACATTCCCTCTTGTCCTCTGAATAAGTTCATGACGCTCTGTAAACCTTGTTGAGTTCTGTGAGCACCCCGCGACCTCCCTAATCATTCTCCAAGTGTATCTCACAATAATGCATCGGAAAGAAATATGATCATAGTCACATCTTCGCCACACCACTCACATTTATCATTGCTAGACCCATGTCGTTTGAGCACTTGGTCCTCACTAGGAATTCACTTCTGTGCCACTTGCCATATGCCGGAATTCTAGCTTTCCAAATTCCCATCAACTCATATCTCGGTATTGTTTTGAAAATATCCTTATAAAGTGATCCCATCGAGAATTGGCATGACGGCTTGTGTTCCATGAGACTACATCCGCACACATGGACACTCGAAGATGTATCAAGTCGCTACGCATACACTGCCATTCCTCCCATTGGATAGTATCAAGAGCAAGTCTAAAGGATGGTGTCCATCGCTTCTCATCCCAACACtcatgttggcttttgaacgtgcgtatgcagccgtacaagcgtgcctacgcgattcttgtttcggccggctacttgacggaacttgcgtaactagcgacacgaataaaactgatcgatggatttgatggctaaaggcccgtgtcgagcctttgctttgtattgcttttcgtttttctggtgttacaatcaacacccctggggtgtcttttatacacgtccacaagggactatgaaaatagactaggactaggaatcctaataccactaggactcggtttggctttctttcctaatcctaaagaaacaacatgattaacttctacaactACCATAGCTTCAGGATGCTCGGAGATAGCAAATAGTCAAGGATATTATTCACATAATGGGTTTTCCCAGCACCACACGTCCAACCAAAGTTGAGTTCGGTGGCCATCCCTCACTTCAAATTTTGTTCAAAGGCTAAGTAAGTGTTGCACATTCCCCACAACTTTTGGAAACTCGATGTCATTGTTGCGATTTGGAAACAACAATGACGGCGAGTGACGGTTGTGACCCTGGTCATATGGTTGCTCTGGAGACATCGAAACGACATCGTCTTCAACGGGGTTGCACCATCGGCAGAGGCAGTCCTCAGGCGGATCGACGTTGAGGGCCAGCATTGGAAGGCAGCGTCGCTCCTGAGAGAAGATAATTCCTTCCCTACTAGGATTGATAGGTGGACAGACGAAGTAGTCGCTAATGTGTTGATGAATGGCTTTCATAACTGTGGATAGGTTGTAAAAACATGTAGCCGTCTTGGCTATTTCTATCTATGATCTCGATACGTCAAACTTTGGCGTATCCTTGAAAAAATTATGGCGAGTGATAGTGGGGTCATAACAAGGGTTTGTAGAAAGCTCTCCAACATGATTGAGGGGTTCAATGTGTTGTGTTTGTTGTGGAGTTGGAGTTGTTGTGTCGGGGGCAATGTTGCGACCATGACAATCGAAGAGTGACCAACCTATGATGGACGGGCTCAACTCAAGCCGTGTGCATCTCTCCAATTGAGCTTATCATGTTTCATGACTATCAGTGTTAGGGGTATTGTAACTTGGTTGACCCGATTTTTTTGTAATTAGCTGGACCGTTCATTCTCACTTTCTTCttaataattattttttatgtacctaaataattatagttggagAAAACTAgacaactataattatttaggtacaaaAGGGTGGTAAAAAATTAGTGTAATTTACCTCGTTTCACAAAATATATCCATCATGTATTCAAACGTGGGAACACTAGTCTCAAGGTGAGAGATATTGTCGACCGATTTGGTGGCACATGATCATTTTTCTTGTAAGAACGTCACCGCTTGTAATGGCATCCAATTAATGCCCTTATTTCCTCCGCTCCTTTTAAGTGACTGGACATCTGCATTGAAAGATTGCACTGTGCCGTTTTGCGGGCATAAAAGGGAAATCGCCCCAAATAGGCCATGATCAATTGAAGCAAACAAACAACATCAATTCCATGTCAGGGCCCGgggcctccctctttcccttgcaTAGCTGCCCCAACGTTAATTTCCCTGTATTTTCCACCGTGAACTTCAAGAGACGATTCATTTGCTTGTAGTATCGGTCTCTCTTTATTTTCCGCTGTGAACTTCAAGGGAGACAAAGAGAAAAGAGATGGAGAAAACCGTGGCAATTGATCTGCGTTTCCCCTTTTGGACAACATAAAGCGTATTCCTTGTTTGTCTCCGGAAAGAAACCGACGTAGCCAGCCAGCAATTAGGCCGCGCGCGGAGCTACACTGTACGATACAAACAAGCAAGAACCAGTAGCTGGCTAGCTACTAGCACTCCACAGATGGAGATGAGAGGAAGGGAAGTGAGGAAAGTAGACGAGATCCTGCCAAAAGTTGCGGTTTGTAAAAGCGAGGCAACTTTGCAGTTTccatgcatgtctctctctctctctccttctctctttaCAAGTTGGCGGTGAAAAAAGTGAGGAGGCGCTTTCTTCAGCCTTCAGGTCTAGGGCCCCCGCTCCGATTCAGCACAGGAGGCGAACTGAAGCAAAGCACACTTGACTAGCTAGCTAGCTGTCTAGCTACCTAGCTAGGCCTACCTGCTACCACTCGATCGATCATGCATGCATGATGCATGGATACTCCTAGCTATCTACTACTCTATAGCCGCCATCGCAGCTCCAACACACACAAACATTATTTGCAGCCTTTCTTTTTACCTCAGATTCGGTGCAACATTATGACTTTGTAGTCAGTATATGAGCATCTCATTTGCGATTCAGAGTGCTAGGAGATATGCTCGGCTCAGACACATGTGTGCACGATGCATGCTCTCTTTCTGCTtcatttctcttttttctctcttttccggAGTGGAATGGACTTTCCTATGTGTGTGTTTCATTTTACAAGAAGTTTTCTCCAGAGTTCATCTACCAAGAAAACAAAAGCATTTCCTCCCTCATGAAACGGGGAACAAGGCATGCAGGGCCAGGCTTCTCATGAGCAGCCGGGACGACGCATCATTTGTTTGTCAAATCACATGCACcatcgatctcctcctcctcctcgctcctgGCTCCTGCACACAGTCACCATCGGTCGACTGGACGGACGGATGGATCGACGACATGCATGCAGCCGGTCTGTCTGAAGAATCAATTAGTGCATGCGCAGCTTGTAATTTGATGCCGCCATcgccatgcatgcatgtatcGATCTTGATTATTGCCGCTGCTGCCACTCTACTCATGCCGACTTGTCCGCAAACCCAGGAGGGAAAAGGGAGCGCTGCCGGCCGGGCCTGTGGTAAACGATCCATCCATCCATGGATCATTACTCGACTCGAGAGCTAGCTAATCCATAATGCCATCTGTCAGCCTTATGcatggctgctgctgctgccgcacaAGAACATCTTTGCTGTCTACTGTACGTAGAGCTGCCTGTtcgagcatgcatgcatgcatgcatgcatttgattTTCAAAGTTTTGGTCAAGTAGACGCTACACTACTGCTGGTACGAGCAGCTACACCTAGCCAGCTGCAAAATGTACTCCTCGACAACTTTGATCATGATATATACTGATGTAGTACTACTAGCTAATAATGTTTGGATCCATCTATCTATCTAcccaaaaaataagagaaaatttGTGTTCGTCGCCAGGTACGTGCatgctactcccttcgttcctaaatactcccttcattcctaaatataagaccattTAGAAATTTTACTATATACtagatacgaaacaaaatgaatgaatctacattttaaaatataaccatatacatccgtatatagtccataataaaatctctaaaagggagtattatatttagaaacgaggaAGTATAAACTAGTGgactatatacgaagcaaaatgtatgaatctatattttaaagtaCTAGCAAAAGgggccgtgcgttgcaacgggaaaaaaaaaataccacacgcttttaatctttttataatcattttaatttattaaaataataagctaactaactaatgtagtcagtcctatcctattttgttgagaaatcaacccgtccattgttaattccaccatgatgagaaattgagcgggacaagcaaagcaaaataaagaggccatgtgaattgatcaatggattgttatcttatttcactcatgggatagagaatgtgggatcagatgacaaactgaaggtggtgttccattctctctctctacaacaatccaatcttacattcaatacattcgttgatcagcaaacaaattactacaaaacaaaatttcttgccggtgcttggcacacggttagaGGCaatgggaggggatctcaccagatgatgagtttctgccggaggaggggatacgatgagggaagcaagggttaggcgcctctatctggccataaggagtcgccgttgccgcgtcataacctcggagttccccgtgtgagccatggaggtccgcctccacctgcaagtacttcgctccgccgcgccttatccgcgtgcCACcgtcgttctgcatcgagcagacgcatcatcccaagtcgttgtagctgtcgcgttgatttgatccagaagctgtactCGAGcgtcgaaacgggggcagcaagcgggcagaggtacgaccgcggaagcgggtgggttgagatcgacagaagtggtggttgaggtcggccgcggcggcgagtggtgtggcagcggcctgggaacaggccagggtggaccagggtcgatgcGATGCGCTCGagggccgcaacgggggcagtgagcggggagaggtacagccgTGGAGGCggatgggttgagatcgacagcggtggcggttgaggtcggccgcggcggcgagtggtgtggcggcggtctgggcacaggccagggtggcccagggtcgacgggaggaggcgatgtgtacgggtataatttttgcagcgaatcgtttttttcttttgcgttgcagataaatgatggagcgcgggttgaataacaaaaattataggggcttttttataaaaatgtcgtgatgggttttccgacggaagcaatagccgctttattattaggtatagatatttatgtagtcttttagcgaaacctctaaaaaaaacttatatttaggaatggagagtATAAATAGCATCTATATCTGGACGCCTTAAACGATCTCTCATACATCCGCGGACGCGCTCGGTCAATAACCGAATaggagagagaagaaaaaaatgattCAATGACACCCCTTATATCATCCCTGTACGTCCGGGCTGTCCGAAAACCCTTATATGCATTTGGTTGGAGTATGCTTTATTTGTGTTGCACACAGGTGATGAACTGAATATGATGGCGATTATACACGTAGGGCTGGCGCGCCATGATTACCGGAGAGAGCAGACGAGCATAACAGAGAGGACAAGAAGAATATTCACGGGTCAGCCATGAGTGGCGTGGAGCCTACCGGTCAACCACGGACACCCATCAAGCATATAAAATAATAGCATGCCAACGTATCATGCATGCATGTCCTATACATAACTCGATCACCTATGTGGTACTACTGCAATAGGCAGGATATATGGGGCGTTCAACGTACGGCAAAAGCTTATGGATCCTTGTTAATTACAATACCTTTTGGTCTTGGTTAGGGCAAACAACATACATCCCCTTTGATTTCCCCAACCAAATCCACATCCTCCTCGCCTTCTCCCAAAACCCCACGAGCGTCCCCTCCATTCTCTGCACATTTCACGACGTCCACCGCACGTACCAATAAAGTTAAAGTTTGAATGGAACTGGAGCGAAATACTACGAGCATACCATAGCTCTAAATTAGTACTCCACTAAAGTGCACATTAGCGTTTAGTTAGGGGGCGAAAGTTTGGTCAAGAAGCTAAGGTACTCATAGGTACATCAAGAAATATTATAATTAGATAAACCCCCTACATGTGTTCAAAAAAAAACCTCCTAGCTATATTGGCACCACTGGATTAAACACCCGTCATATGGCCGATGCTTGACATGTGGCACGCCCGTCCATAGTTTCCCTCTCCTTCTCAACACAATCGATATTTCTTGAAGCCATGGCCAATGAACTTGTTCACGTTTTTCATGGCTCGCCACTGAATGTAACAAAACCTAAACCCACCACTGAATTTATTttgtactctctccgttcctaaatataagtctttttagagatttcactagggacTACATTcgtagcaaaatgagtgaatatacactctaaaatgtgttcatatacatctgtatgtagtttgtaatggaacctctaaaaagacttatatttaggaatggatggAATACAACTGCATACAATGGACGTGCTACCGCGCCAGTTCATTGCTAGCCACCAAAAGTATAAGTCAAAATTATGAAGTTGAGCCTAAGTCTAACTTTACTAAGGTACAATCATAATCTTAACCTTGTAAGAGAGAGGGGTGGTGCCAAAGCTCCAATCTTGATCTGGATCCAAAATTGTATATATGTTTTCTTGAAAAGCATACACTGTactcccgcaaaaaaaaaaaaagcataCATTGTAGGCATGTTCTTGACATAATTTTTTTTATTGGATACTTGAGCATCACATATGTAAGGTTAGTCACATAATTTTTTTTATTGGATACTTGAGCATCACATATGTAAGGTTAGTCACATTTTTTTTTATTGGATACTTGAGCATCACATATGTAAGGTTAGTCacaaatattttttttattgGATACTTGAGCATCACATATGTAAGGTTAGTCTTCGGAAGTACTGTGATGATACTACAACTTGTTTATGGTATCCTAGAGGCATCACCGCCAATACTAGTGTCGCCACTCCAGCGGGTTGAGGCTCCATTGCACGAAGGGCGACcaaaggaccccccccccccccccatgctcCTTCACGAATGAAGCCCATTGCCGATGGAGCCAACGGTGGTAGCTGCTAGGGTTTCTCGATGTCCTCATGTCACCAGAGGGGTCGAGGATCTTATGTTTGATTGTTTATATATTTGTAAGGTTTGATTTGGATATTTGAAGGTGTTTGTAATGTCAATAGAATTTGTTGTTGTGTACTTGTGTTTGGTGGAAGATATAGATGGTGGTTGTCCAACAAACGTCAACTTTTCAAGGAGTAGATAGAGGGAGTGTATGCTGGCACGTAGGGCCCAACATGTGCCCTAGAGAAACGGggaggggagaggagaggagaggagggcaCGGGCATATATTGGGCATGATTGCTGGCCGGGTTGGAGGCCCGGGCGAGAGGGAGACGCCTCAAAAGGCGGCCACGCCATGGAAATGGGGTTCTTGTAGCGAGGACAGAGGGAGATTTGTACGGGGTACAAGGAAAACCCATCATTCCATTCCATCGGCATCCCGTTCCAGCGAGCCAGCCAGCAACCATTAATCCACGGCCACGGCCAAGTACAGCACCATCCTACTACTAGCAAAGCTTTTCGACAAATCTCTCGGATTCCATGCCCGCCTTTGAAActttgtcctcctcctccccctctgctGCCCTGCCTCTGCACGACTCATGCTAGTGCGGTGCATGCCAGGCGTACTACGTCTAGAAGAAGCAGCTCCCGCTCTTCATATCATACTCCTACCTACTGTGGTACACAGATGAAGGAAAATACATTTGGCTGCAACtgccatatactccctccgttccaaaatataagaacttttaggtatttcactagaagactacatacggaacaaaatgagtgaatctatactctaaaatatgtctatgtacatccgtatgtagtttatagtacaatctctaaaaggtcttatatttaggaacggagggagtatactcTAGTAGTAGTATATGTTATAAATTTCGTGCCTGGCAGCAATGGTGAATCATGTACTACTAGTATGAGTACGTGGTGATAGTGCAATGTGGGCACCAAACATAACGTGGGTTTCCAGAAAAACGATGAGGGGTGGAGTGACTCGGTTGAGGGCAGACAGGGGAGGGGCAGCTGTGTTTCTCCTTGCTTCCCTGCCGCTTGATGGTGCGCCCATCCGAGGCCGGCACACAGGCCCCCCACCCGGATTCAATGGCCTGGCTGCTGTAGAATatggagagagagaaaaaaaaggcagCAATGCCAGCTGCCAGCTCCAAGTGCTGTGTACTACCACTGCTGCTAGTGCATTTTTTTTCCTTGATCAGCACCAACAAGTAATTAATCGCCTGGGGCAAATGGCAATGGTCCCCCTTTGAATCTGGAAGGAGTACGTACAACTCAAGACAGGGACGGAGCGGACCGGAGTGGAGTGGGATTCATGGGAAAACTGGCTTGGCCTGCTAGCTGATAGGCTAGCTGACTGAGTACGTTTTCCCATGCATGCTACGCTAGTACTActactcctctcctctcctctctcatggcgaggcgaggcgaggcgatggTGGAGTGGTGGTCATCAAGAGAGAAGCGAGCAGAGCAGTCTCGGCAATGGCCTCTGCCCAGTCCCCAATTATCCTTCTCCCTGACCGCCGGACACTCCATCATTGCTTCCTCATACACTCACTGCCTCACTCACAGTAACCGAGCTCCTCTCCATCCTCTATATATAGGCCGATCCTCTGCTCCAGCTCAGCCTCCATCTCCCTcccatgcaccaccaccaccacgctctGCTCTCACCGTTCCAGCAAGCACACACAACACAAACTTGAGTCGGCGGCAGAACCAGACATGAACGGCTTCTACTCGTCCATCGCCCACGGCCTCGACGCGCTGCACGGCACGCTGGCCGCGTCGCCGGACGCCGCCTTCATGTCGGCGCCCTTCCTCCAGCAGGCGGCCGCGCTGCTCCGGTCGCTGCACTCGCAGCTCGTCCACCTCGTGCAGCGCCTCCACCTGCCGCCGGGGGAGAGCTGGCTCGACGAGTACATGGACGAGACCTCCCGCCTCTGGGAGGCCTGCCAGGTCGTCAAGGCCGGCGCCTCCGCCCTCGACACCTACTGCGCCTCCGCGGCACGCATCGACGCCGCGCTCGACGACTGGCTCTGCAACCCCAACCCCCACACCGCCCGCCAGGTACGCTCCTCTCCTGCCTGCCTATGCATGCATGCTCGGTTGCTCACGCTCATCGGCTCGTCGCCCATCGTCTTGGCCTCCAATGATCACACACCAAATGCTTGCAGGTGATGCGGGCGATCAACGCGCCGCGGCGGCAGGCCGTGGGGCTGGAGCAGGAGAACCGGGCGCTCGCCGAGACCAGGATCGACCCGTCATCGCTGCTGCTCGACGACCGGTCGCCCGTGGAATTCAAGCTCAACGCCTTCAACGGCTTCAGGGGCGTGCTCTACGCGCTGCGCAACGCCAGCTCCTTCCTCCTCATGCTCCTCGTCTCAGGGACCGTCTCCTGCCTCCCGGACCTCGCCTGCTGCGGGCACCCATTCCGCACCTCAGGCGCCGGCTATGTCTCCTCCATGGGCAGGCTGCGCCAGCGTGTCGCCGAGGAGATGGAGGCGGTCGCTGGCGAGCACTCCGGCTCCGGCGTCATGATGTACGAGTTCCGGCAGGCTAGGGCCGGCATTGAGAGCCTCAAGACAGAGTTCGACAGGGTCGTCGCCAGGGGTTACGGCGACCCTGGCGAGATCGCCGAGAGGGTGGAGA harbors:
- the LOC123409767 gene encoding uncharacterized protein LOC123409767 is translated as MNGFYSSIAHGLDALHGTLAASPDAAFMSAPFLQQAAALLRSLHSQLVHLVQRLHLPPGESWLDEYMDETSRLWEACQVVKAGASALDTYCASAARIDAALDDWLCNPNPHTARQVMRAINAPRRQAVGLEQENRALAETRIDPSSLLLDDRSPVEFKLNAFNGFRGVLYALRNASSFLLMLLVSGTVSCLPDLACCGHPFRTSGAGYVSSMGRLRQRVAEEMEAVAGEHSGSGVMMYEFRQARAGIESLKTEFDRVVARGYGDPGEIAERVEIIKGWVGMLRSGAESVVCELDDFFDEIVEGRKMLSDLCSHR